Proteins from one Gimesia maris genomic window:
- a CDS encoding 3-keto-disaccharide hydrolase, producing the protein MKKQIALICLGCLVLLQFHQTGCTSEPNQLSEQEQLQGFKLLFNGKDLSGWQHSGNWKVEDGIISRAGKGGSLVYETEHVPDNFELKFEWKVGEGSNSGVYYRPGQYEYQILDNNKHVDGKNPRTSAASIYFCLPPSHDATRPVGDWNTGRIVCQGTVIQHWLNGEKVIDLDYTDPRYAWHVELLANRGGDLADRGAKLSLQDHGDPVWYRGIKMRSISDSEKLKRSDVKPAELSDTVMAAEQRKLQQIMEKRARQQQKKK; encoded by the coding sequence ATGAAAAAGCAGATTGCGCTCATCTGTCTGGGATGTCTGGTTTTACTGCAGTTCCACCAGACCGGTTGTACTTCTGAGCCAAATCAGTTGTCGGAACAGGAACAGCTGCAGGGATTCAAGCTCTTGTTTAACGGCAAGGATCTTTCAGGCTGGCAGCACAGTGGAAACTGGAAAGTCGAAGATGGCATCATTTCACGTGCCGGTAAAGGGGGGAGCCTGGTTTATGAAACGGAGCATGTGCCCGACAATTTTGAATTGAAGTTTGAATGGAAGGTCGGGGAAGGCAGCAACAGCGGTGTGTATTACCGTCCCGGTCAGTATGAATATCAGATACTGGATAACAACAAACATGTGGATGGTAAGAATCCTCGTACCAGTGCTGCTTCCATCTATTTTTGTCTGCCTCCATCACACGATGCGACACGTCCTGTGGGGGATTGGAATACGGGACGAATTGTCTGCCAGGGAACTGTCATTCAACACTGGTTGAATGGGGAAAAAGTAATCGATCTGGATTATACTGACCCGCGCTATGCCTGGCATGTCGAACTGCTGGCGAATCGGGGAGGGGATCTGGCTGATCGGGGCGCGAAACTGTCTCTGCAGGACCATGGTGATCCAGTCTGGTATCGCGGTATTAAAATGCGGAGCATCTCTGACTCTGAGAAACTGAAACGTAGTGATGTGAAGCCGGCAGAATTGTCTGATACAGTAATGGCTGCGGAACAACGGAAATTACAGCAGATCATGGAGAAACGTGCGCGGCAACAACAGAAAAAGAAATAA